In the genome of Parcubacteria group bacterium, the window TGAGAGCTCAATTGAAAGTTAATCTCTAAGACAACGGACAGAATATCCGTTATCTTTAGGGCAAGCTATTCGACCAACCGTTGTTCGGTGCACACTTGAAGTTTCAAGCTCAGTTATCTCTCGACAAAAAGCTTTTATATTTGTAGCGCTTTCAGTAGCGGACCAAACAAAAGTCGTCGGATAGTCCGTCTCCGGATCGCCAATACGAAGCCATCCTTGTGCCCAGAACGTCTTTCCGGCATAAAGCAAACCAAAAATTCCTCTAAATCCATCGCCTGCACCACGGCAATCATGTCCAAACCTTGAAGCATCACATGTCTCCCCAGAATTTTTAAGATAATCTTCCAGTACAAAAAATTCGCTATCAGTAGGAATGT includes:
- a CDS encoding FISUMP domain-containing protein, with the protein product VNMAVAGSSCTSVSCGDTCKYNENEYETIKIGNQCWFAENLRTSKKPDGTALAPGVDFYCYDAVCCPMGVCPSFDGGLEVNFGGSYTWTGIMNGASSDSIAPGPQGICPSGWHIPTDSEFFVLEDYLKNSGETCDASRFGHDCRGAGDGFRGIFGLLYAGKTFWAQGWLRIGDPETDYPTTFVWSATESATNIKAFCREITELETSSVHRTTVGRIACPKDNGYSVRCLRD